In Vanrija pseudolonga chromosome 4, complete sequence, a single window of DNA contains:
- the TKL1_1 gene encoding Transketolase 1: protein MSIQGFTEVDQLAVNTIRTLAADVVAKVSLTAHTIPTFADHVSSPTRVTPVLPWQGMAPVAHVLWSRFLNNNPKNSHWYNRDRFVLSNGHACALQYILLHLAGYKVSLDDLKNFRQVDSITPGHPEVGITDGIEVTTGPLGQGISNAVGLAIAQAHVGAVFNKDGFPLVNNKTYVFLGDGCLQEGVASEAASLAGHLQLGNLIAIWDDNHITIDGDTAVSFTEDVEARFRSYGWEVLHVTAGDNDLNAIAGAIAEARDNNAKPTLIALKTTIGYGSTKAGTHDVHGAPLKADDIKQLKTKFGFNPEESFVVPPQVADLWAKKAQAGEKANAEWDALLKKYEAQYPQDGAEFTRRVEGRLPDGWEKHLPVFTPDQPAVASRKLSENIINALAPHIPELVGGSADLTGSNLTRWKGAEDFQPPSTGLGSYAGRYFRFGVREHGMTAICNGLAAYGGLIPFGATFLNFVSYAAGAVRLSALSHLRVLNVATHDSIGLGEDGPTHQPIETAAWLRATPNLEFWRPADGNETSAAYLVAIKSVHTPSVLALSRQNLPQLEGSSIEKASKGGYVLQEEQNADVTLVSTGSEVSIAVDAAKVLRAKGLKVRITSIPCFITFDQQPHDYKVATLPSGAPIVSIEAYSTFGWAKYSHEHIGIDTFGASGPYLQVYKKFGLDGEQIAAKVEKVVDFYKKRGVQVFSPLDTAL from the exons ATGTCTATCCAGGGCTTCACTGAGGTTGACCAGCTCGCTGTCAA caccatcCGTACCCTTGCGGCCGATGTTGTCGCCAAGGTGAGTTTGACCGCGCACACAATTCCAACTTTCGCTGACCACGTTTCTAGTCCAACTCGGGTCACCCCGGTGCTCCCATGGCAA GGCATGGCCCCCGTCGCTCACGTTCTCTGGAGCCGTTTCCTCAACAACAACCCCAAGAACTCGCACTGGTACAACCGTGACCGCTTCGTTCTCTCGAACGGCCACGC TTGTGCTCTCCAGTacatcctcctccaccttgcCGGCTACAAGgtctcgctcgacgacctgaaGAACTTCCGTCAGGTCGACTCGATCACCCCCGGCCACCCCGAGGTTGGCATCACTGACGGTATCGAGGTCACCACCGGCCCCCTCGGCCAGG GTATCTCCAACGCCGTCGGTCTCGCTATCGCCCAGGcccacgtcggcgccgtcttcAACAAGGACGGCTTCCCCCTTGTCAACAACAAGACCTACG TCTTCCTCGGTGACGGCTGTCTCCAGGAGGGTGTTGCCTCGGAGGCCGCCTCGCTTGCTGG TCacctccagctcggcaacCTCATTGCCATCTGGGACGACAACCACATCACCATTGACGGTGACACCGCCGTCTCGTtcaccgaggacgtcgaggcccgcTTCCGCTCGTACGGCTGGGAGGTCCTCCACGTCACTGCCGGTGACAACGACCTCAACGCCATTGCTGGCGCCATTGCCGAGGCTCGCGACAACAACGCCAAGCCCACTCTGATCGCCCTCAAGACCACCATTGGTTACGGCTCGACCAAGGCCGGCACCCACGACGTCCACGGCGCCCCCCTCAAGGCTGACGACATCAAGCAGCTCAAGACCAAGTTCGGCTTCAACCCCGAGGAGTCGTTCGTTGTTCCTCCCCAGGTTGCCGACCTCTGGGCCAAGAAGGCCCAGGCCGGTGAGAAGGCCAACGCCGAGTGGGACGCTCTCCTCAAGAAGTACGAGGCTCAGTACCCCCAGGACGGTGCCGAGTTCACTCGCCGTGTTGAGGGCCGTCTCCCCGACGGCTGGGAGAAGCACCTCCCCGTCTTCACCCCCGACCAGCCCGCCGTTGCCTCGCGCAAGCTCTCGGAGAACATCATCAACGCCCTTGCCCCCCACATCCCCGAGCTTGTTGGTGGCTCGGCCGACCTTACCGGCTCGAACCTCACCCGCTggaagggcgccgaggactTCCAGCCTCCCTCGACCGGCCTTGGCTCGTACGCCGGCCGCTACTTCCGCTTCGGTGTCCGTGAGCACGGTATGACCGCCATCTGCAACGGTCTTGCCGCTTACGGTGGTCTCATCCCCTTCGGTGCCACCTTCCTCAACTTCGTCTCGtacgccgccggtgccgtccGTCTCTCGGCTCTCTCGCACCTCCGCGTCCTCAACGTCGCCACCCACGACTCGATTGGTCTTGGTGAGGACggccccacccaccagcccATCGAGACTGCTGCCTGGCTCCGTGCTACCCCCAACCTCGAGTTCTGGCGCCCTGCCGACGGCAACgagacctcggccgcctaCCTTGTCGCCATCAAGTCGGTCCACACCCCCTCGGTTCTCGCTCTTTCGCGCCAGAACCTCCCCCAGCTCGAGGGCTCGTCCATTGAGAAGGCCTCGAAGGGTGGTTACGTCCTCCAGGAGGAGCAGAACGCCGACGTTACCCTCGTCTCGACCGGTTCGGAGGTTTCGATTGCCgttgacgccgccaaggtccTCCGCGCCAAGGGCCTCAAGGTCCGCATCACCTCGATCCCCTGCTTCATCACCTTCGACCAGCAGCCCCACGACTACAAGGTCGCCACCCTCCCCTCGGGTGCCCCCATTGTCTCGATCGAGGCTTACTCGACCTTCGGTTGGGCCAAGTACTCGCACGAGCACATTGGTATCGACACCTTCGGTGCCTCGGGCCCCTACCTCCAGGTCTACAAGAAGttcggcctcgacggcgagcagattgccgccaaggtcgagaagGTCGTCGACTTCTACAAGAAGCGTGGCGTCCAGGTCTTCTCGCCCCTCGACACTGCTCTTTAA
- the TKL1_1 gene encoding Transketolase 1 has product MSIQGFTEVDQLAVNTIRTLAADVVAKGMAPVAHVLWSRFLNNNPKNSHWYNRDRFVLSNGHACALQYILLHLAGYKVSLDDLKNFRQVDSITPGHPEVGITDGIEVTTGPLGQGISNAVGLAIAQAHVGAVFNKDGFPLVNNKTYVFLGDGCLQEGVASEAASLAGHLQLGNLIAIWDDNHITIDGDTAVSFTEDVEARFRSYGWEVLHVTAGDNDLNAIAGAIAEARDNNAKPTLIALKTTIGYGSTKAGTHDVHGAPLKADDIKQLKTKFGFNPEESFVVPPQVADLWAKKAQAGEKANAEWDALLKKYEAQYPQDGAEFTRRVEGRLPDGWEKHLPVFTPDQPAVASRKLSENIINALAPHIPELVGGSADLTGSNLTRWKGAEDFQPPSTGLGSYAGRYFRFGVREHGMTAICNGLAAYGGLIPFGATFLNFVSYAAGAVRLSALSHLRVLNVATHDSIGLGEDGPTHQPIETAAWLRATPNLEFWRPADGNETSAAYLVAIKSVHTPSVLALSRQNLPQLEGSSIEKASKGGYVLQEEQNADVTLVSTGSEVSIAVDAAKVLRAKGLKVRITSIPCFITFDQQPHDYKVATLPSGAPIVSIEAYSTFGWAKYSHEHIGIDTFGASGPYLQVYKKFGLDGEQIAAKVEKVVDFYKKRGVQVFSPLDTAL; this is encoded by the exons ATGTCTATCCAGGGCTTCACTGAGGTTGACCAGCTCGCTGTCAA caccatcCGTACCCTTGCGGCCGATGTTGTCGCCAAG GGCATGGCCCCCGTCGCTCACGTTCTCTGGAGCCGTTTCCTCAACAACAACCCCAAGAACTCGCACTGGTACAACCGTGACCGCTTCGTTCTCTCGAACGGCCACGC TTGTGCTCTCCAGTacatcctcctccaccttgcCGGCTACAAGgtctcgctcgacgacctgaaGAACTTCCGTCAGGTCGACTCGATCACCCCCGGCCACCCCGAGGTTGGCATCACTGACGGTATCGAGGTCACCACCGGCCCCCTCGGCCAGG GTATCTCCAACGCCGTCGGTCTCGCTATCGCCCAGGcccacgtcggcgccgtcttcAACAAGGACGGCTTCCCCCTTGTCAACAACAAGACCTACG TCTTCCTCGGTGACGGCTGTCTCCAGGAGGGTGTTGCCTCGGAGGCCGCCTCGCTTGCTGG TCacctccagctcggcaacCTCATTGCCATCTGGGACGACAACCACATCACCATTGACGGTGACACCGCCGTCTCGTtcaccgaggacgtcgaggcccgcTTCCGCTCGTACGGCTGGGAGGTCCTCCACGTCACTGCCGGTGACAACGACCTCAACGCCATTGCTGGCGCCATTGCCGAGGCTCGCGACAACAACGCCAAGCCCACTCTGATCGCCCTCAAGACCACCATTGGTTACGGCTCGACCAAGGCCGGCACCCACGACGTCCACGGCGCCCCCCTCAAGGCTGACGACATCAAGCAGCTCAAGACCAAGTTCGGCTTCAACCCCGAGGAGTCGTTCGTTGTTCCTCCCCAGGTTGCCGACCTCTGGGCCAAGAAGGCCCAGGCCGGTGAGAAGGCCAACGCCGAGTGGGACGCTCTCCTCAAGAAGTACGAGGCTCAGTACCCCCAGGACGGTGCCGAGTTCACTCGCCGTGTTGAGGGCCGTCTCCCCGACGGCTGGGAGAAGCACCTCCCCGTCTTCACCCCCGACCAGCCCGCCGTTGCCTCGCGCAAGCTCTCGGAGAACATCATCAACGCCCTTGCCCCCCACATCCCCGAGCTTGTTGGTGGCTCGGCCGACCTTACCGGCTCGAACCTCACCCGCTggaagggcgccgaggactTCCAGCCTCCCTCGACCGGCCTTGGCTCGTACGCCGGCCGCTACTTCCGCTTCGGTGTCCGTGAGCACGGTATGACCGCCATCTGCAACGGTCTTGCCGCTTACGGTGGTCTCATCCCCTTCGGTGCCACCTTCCTCAACTTCGTCTCGtacgccgccggtgccgtccGTCTCTCGGCTCTCTCGCACCTCCGCGTCCTCAACGTCGCCACCCACGACTCGATTGGTCTTGGTGAGGACggccccacccaccagcccATCGAGACTGCTGCCTGGCTCCGTGCTACCCCCAACCTCGAGTTCTGGCGCCCTGCCGACGGCAACgagacctcggccgcctaCCTTGTCGCCATCAAGTCGGTCCACACCCCCTCGGTTCTCGCTCTTTCGCGCCAGAACCTCCCCCAGCTCGAGGGCTCGTCCATTGAGAAGGCCTCGAAGGGTGGTTACGTCCTCCAGGAGGAGCAGAACGCCGACGTTACCCTCGTCTCGACCGGTTCGGAGGTTTCGATTGCCgttgacgccgccaaggtccTCCGCGCCAAGGGCCTCAAGGTCCGCATCACCTCGATCCCCTGCTTCATCACCTTCGACCAGCAGCCCCACGACTACAAGGTCGCCACCCTCCCCTCGGGTGCCCCCATTGTCTCGATCGAGGCTTACTCGACCTTCGGTTGGGCCAAGTACTCGCACGAGCACATTGGTATCGACACCTTCGGTGCCTCGGGCCCCTACCTCCAGGTCTACAAGAAGttcggcctcgacggcgagcagattgccgccaaggtcgagaagGTCGTCGACTTCTACAAGAAGCGTGGCGTCCAGGTCTTCTCGCCCCTCGACACTGCTCTTTAA
- the RRT8 gene encoding Outer spore wall protein RRT8 translates to MSDPKASTTRQRTAASASASTSESSSRIPDPAAPVAAAAPHTDTNTARDHRIRAAVSDSAKRQVTSYADIARDAVLSGAWAYPIYGGLYILSHPRLLIPVLPVLVRALLISAGVVAAAFFLLYLPQVAWLALFSGPLAFAAAVPLVLAEAWIVLVFLGKNFLLGQLNTDLFDAVLVQRGYSTLVEKGRSVSTKKGSNVRILGNILTRPLSKFSTDSVVRYIITLPLNFIPVVGTAFFLGYNGASKEAIIYINSVLTLVGTGYKSGPGYHARYFQLKGFNKEERDAFIKERRGAYSGFGTVAIAFNLVPIVSVLLSLTTSVGAALWAADIESSSKAVSERSHTYPVELPVALSAGST, encoded by the exons ATGTCCGACCCCAAGGCAAGCACGACCCGGCAGCGTAcagccgccagcgccagcgccagcaccagcgaaagcagcagcaggatACCCGACCCTGCTGcccctgtcgccgccgcggcgccccaCACCGATACCAACACCGCCCGCGACCACCGTATCCGCGCGGCCGTGAGCGACTCGGCCAAGCGCCAAGTGACTAGCTACGCCGATatcgcgcgcgacgcggtgttgagcggcgcgtgggcgtaCCCCATCTAT GGCGGCCTGTACATCTTATCGC atcCCAGACTCCTTATCCCCGTGCtgcccgtcctcgtccgcgcgctgctcatcagcgccggcgtggtcgcggccgccttcttcctcctctaCCTTCCCCAGGTGGCGTGGCTCGCCCTCTTCTCCGGCCCGTTAGCCTTTGCGGCCGCGGTGcccctcgtgctcgccgaggcctgGATCGTCCTCGTGTTCCTCGGCAAGAACTTTCTCCTGGGCCAGCTCAACACTGACCTCTTTGATGCT GTGCTCGTGCAGCGAGGCTACTCCACGCTCGTGGAGAAGGGCCGTTCCGTCTCGACAAAGAAGGGCAGCAACGTTCGCATCCTTGGCAACATCCTGACCCGTCCCCTCTCAAAGTTTAGCACTGACAGCGTCGTGCGCTACATTATCACGCTCCCTCTTAATTTTATCCCTGTTGTCGGCACGGCCTTTTTCTTGGGCTACAACGGTGCGTCAAAAGAAGCAATCATCTACATCAACTCTGTCCTAACCCTGGTGGGGACAGGCTACAAGTCGGGACCCGGTTACCACGCGCGCTACTTCCAGCTCAAGGGCTTcaacaaggaggagcgcgacgcgttcATCAAggaacgccgcggcgcgtacTCTGG CTTTGGCACCGTCGCTATTGCCTTCAACCTCGTGCCCATCGTTTCGGTCCTCTTGTCGC TAACGACCAGCGTCGGTGCGGCCCTGTGGGCAGCCGACATTGAGTCGTCGTCCAAAGCCGTCTCGGAGCGTTCCCACACGTACCCGGTCGAGCTCCCGGTCGCCCTTTCTGCGGGCTCGACCTGA
- the Mccc1 gene encoding Methylcrotonoyl-CoA carboxylase subunit alpha, mitochondrial — MYSPALIRAIARARPRATLPSAASIARTTRPMSTRPVVLSASTLPRARSMATAVQSVTTTNVALPPLGPNSKHLKKVLIANRGEIACRVIKTARKLGIRTVAVYSDADRGCLHVEMADEAYHIGPAPAAESYLVADKLLAVAAASGADAIHPGYGFLSESPEFAARVRNAGLEFVGPPAEAIRAMGSKRESKEIMLAAGVPCVPGYHGANQDEEVLVKAAGDVGFPLLIKPTHGGGGKGMRVVRKIEDFVDELRSAKREAIKSFGNDEVLFERWLERPRHIEVQVFADSKGNCVSLWERDCSVQRRHQKIIEEAPAPGLSAETKKDLADKAVAAAKAVDYVGAGTVEFIMDADSGEFFFMEMNTRLQVEHPVTEEVTGIDLVAWQLSVAAGNELPITQAEVPCIGHAFEARIYAERPEANFLPDAGRLIHTAAPRDAPHRLDTGFREGDDVSSYYDPMIAKLIVHGRDRTEALALLRSALDQYQVVGPSTNVEFLRSVAGHPDFVAGPVETNFIPEHHDELFPEKVTAPEVLAQAALSIAHHEPGSGAWGSLPGRRFSDESIHTYTFDEGVVQLTQREQGAYDISVTTGDKTTDLQATASRTGPNELVTQFANGRAQATVIPHGPKLHLFTPEGSHVLRRRGAEVEAEGAGASSSDALTAPMPATVIDVKVAPGDTVTEGQVVAVLESMKMEINIRAGHDGKVAQVNVAKGQAVEEGALLVALEPKEEKKE, encoded by the exons atgtaCTCGCCAGCTCTCATCCGCGCCAtcgcgcgcgcaaggccgcgtGCCACTctcccctcggccgcctcgatcGCCCGCACCACCCGCCCCATGTCGACCCGCCCCGTCGTCCTGTCCGCCTCGACGCTCCCCCGCGCACGATcaatggcgacggcggtccAGTCGGTCACGACGACCAACGTCGCGCTCCCCCCGCTCGGCCCCAACTCGAAGCACTTGAAGAAGGTCCTCATCGCCAACCG TGGTGAGATTGCCTGCCGTGTCATCAAGACGGCCCGCAAGCTCGGTATCCGTACCGTTGCCGTCTACTCTGATGCCGACCGCGGATGTCTCCACGTTGAGATG gccgacgaggcgtacCACATTGGccctgcccctgccgccgAGTCTTAC ctcgtcgccgacaagctcctcgctgtcgctgccgcctcgggcgccgacgccatccaCCCAGGCTACGGTTTCCTGTCCGAATCGCCTGAGTTTGCCGCGCGTGTCCGcaacgccggcctcgagttCGTCGGCCCTCCCGCCGAGGCTATCCGCGCCATGGGCTCGAAGCGTGAATCCAAGGAGATCATGCTTGCCGCTGGTGTTCCTTGTGTTCCCGGCTACCACGGTGCCAaccaggacgaggaggtcctCGTGAAGGCTGCAGGCGATGTCGGCTTCCCTCTCCTCATCAAGCCCACccacggtggtggtggtaagGGTATGCGTGTCGTCCGCAAGATTGAGGActttgtcgacgagctccgcTCGGCCAAGCGTGAGGCCATCAAGTCGTTCGGCAACGACGAGGTTCTGTTCGAGCGCTGGCTCGAGCGTCCCCGCCACATTGAGGTTCAGGTCTTCGCCGACTCCAAGGGCAACTGCGTCTCGCTCTGGGAGCGTGACTGCTCGGTCCAGCGTCGTCACCAGA AGATCATCGAGGAGGCCCCCGCTCCCGGCCTTAGCGCCGAGACCAAGAAGGATCttgccgacaaggccgtcgccgccgccaaggctgTCGACTACGTTGGCGCTGGTACCGTCGAGTTCATCATGGacgccgacagcggcgagtTCTTCTTCATGGAGATGAACACTCGTCTCCAGGTCGAGCACCCCGTCACCGAGGAGGTCACTGGCATCGACCTCGTTGCTTGGCAGCTGtccgttgccgccggcaacgaGCTCCCCATCACCCAGGCCGAGGTCCCCTGCATCGGCCACGCCTTCGAGGCCCGTATCTACGCTGAGCGTCCCGAGGCCAACTTcctccccgacgccggccgcctcATCCACACTGCTGCTCCCCGCGACGCTCCCCACCGTCTCGACACTGGCTTCCGTGAGGGCGATGACGTCTCGTCCTACTACGACCCCATGATTGCCAAGCTCATCGTTCACGGCCGCGACCGCACCGAGGCTCTTGCGCTCCTCCGCTCGGCTCTTGACCAGTACCAGGTTGTCGGCCCCTCAACCAACGTCGAGTTCCTCCGCTCCGTTGCCGGCCACCCCGACTTTGTCGCCGGCCCTGTCGAGACCAACTTCATCCCTGAGCACCACGACGAGCTCTTCCCCGAGAAGGTCACCGCGCCCGAGGTTCTCGCCCAGGCTGCTCTGTCCATTGCCCACCACGAGCCTGGCTCGGGTGCTTGGGGCTCGCTTCCCGGCCGGAGGTTCAGCGACGAGTCGATCCACACCTACACCTTTGACGAGGGTGTTGTCCAGCTCACCCAGCGCGAGCAGGGTGCGTACGACATCAGCGTCACGACGGGCGACAAGACGACGGACCTTCAGGCGACTGCCAGCCGCACTGGCCCCAACGAGCTCGTTACGCAGTTCGCCAACGGACGTGCGCAGGCGACCGTCATCCCCCACGGCCCCAAGCTCCACCTCTTCACGCCTGAGGGCTCGCACGttctccgccgccgtggtgccgaggttgaggccgAGGGTGCCGGTGCGTCGTCTTCGGACGCGCTCACGGCCCCTATGCCCGCGACTGTCATCGATGTCAAGGTCGCTCCTGGAGACACTGTCACCGAGGGCCAGGTCGTTGCCGTCCTGGAAAGTATGAAGATGGAGATCAACATCCGCGCCGGCCacgacggcaaggtcgcgCAGGTCAACGTTGCCAAGGGTCAGGCTGTTGAGGAGGGTGCTCTGCTGGTTGCCCTCGagcccaaggaggagaagaaggagtAA
- the MRPS28 gene encoding 37S ribosomal protein S28, mitochondrial codes for MSLSSLSGVRSRVTGLISSVAGPSRLFSASAVASASSAKENARRKKAKMLAKRAAHDAQWAAEASDHALGSPHSGDPSALYNGSRLQRTVLTAESVWYAPLPNYAAGEEPAHYLPGLSAADKELLFGAVPAATTALAFDPERPAASAAVAADQEQQTETMRRILDLRNSDKEGIHVVNRQRIAEEFGRKTESGGLDTGSSEVQAALLTYKIRNLYEHLHTGLNSRDTANRRNLRLLVHKRARVLKYFKRQDEVAYDELLKDLGLTRRAVEGEIKMGM; via the exons ATGTCTCTTTCTTCTCTTTCAGGTGTGCGCTCGCGCGTCACTGGGC TCATCTCGAGCGTCGCTGGCCCCTCGCGCCTGTTCTCGGCCTCtgccgtcgcctcggcgtcgagcgcaaaGGAGAATGCGCGCCGCAAAAAGGCCAAGATGCTGGCCAAGCGTGCCGCGCACGATGCCCAgtgggccgccgaggcgtcggACCACGCCCTCGGCTCGCCGCACTCGGGCGACCCGTCGGCGCTGTACAACGGCTCGCGGCTGCAGCGCACCGTGCTGACGGCCGAGAGCGTGTGGTATGCCCCGCTGCCAAACTACGCTGCGGGCGAGGAGCCGGCGCACTACCTGCCCGGCctgagcgccgccgacaaggagctgctcttcggcgccgtgccggctGCCACTaccgcgctcgcgttcgACCCCGAAaggcccgccgccagcgcagccgtcgcggccgaccaGGAGCAGCAGACCGAGACGATGCGCCGCATCCTCGACCTGCGCAACTCGGACAAGGAGGGCATCCACGTCGTCAACCGCCAGCGCATCGCCGAGGAGTTTGGACGGAAAACCGAGTcgggcggcctcgacaccGGCTCGTCAGAGGTCCAGGCAGCGCTCCTCACCTACAAGATCCGTAACCTCTACGAGCACCTCCACACGGGCCTCAACTCGCGCGACACGGCCAACCGCCGCAACCTCCGCCTGCTCGTCCACAAGCGCGCCCGCGTCCTCAAGTACTTCAAGCGCCAGGACGAGGTTGcgtacgacgagctgctcaaggacctcggcctcacacggcgcgcggtcgagggcgagatcaAGATGGGCATGTAG
- the hrf1 gene encoding Protein transport protein yif1, with protein MAQPPFMSSRSPPPLQHPKPTHPAYPPPEPPHTPGRSSASSPYSITGRLSQDDGGYQRYSSPPVDVNQQQQQHQQQHHGAASTSAYNPRAGSSAHARGFGAAGPNAAMGYNNNNNFGGGWPGMNDATAQMGMQFAGSAVQAGHDYVEKNLHRYIPLPLVKTCFSVTNSYVLRKLRLVLFPWRHRPWGRQIRRAAEGGSVDAWAPPRDDINAPDLYIPTMALVTYTLLATLASGLQSRFDPEVLGLSLSKAIGVVVTEFVVIKLGCYLLDVRGGGASGVELLGYGGYKFVGIIATILVSFLNVGWAFTGATFFYTFCANAFFLLRSLKYVLLPDPSTSATAATLSPGQRSRRIQFLFVVAMAQALWMGLLSLV; from the exons ATGGCTCAACCGCCCTTCATGtcatcgcgctcgcccccaCCATTGCAACACCCAAAGCCAACACACCCGGCATACCCGCCCCCAGAGCCACCTCACACACCAGgacgcagctcggcgtcctccccTTACTCGATCACGGGACGACTCAGCCAGGATGACGGCGGCTACCAGCGAtactcgtcgccgcccgtcgaTGTGaaccagcagcaacaacagcaccagcagcagcaccacggTGCCGCCTCGACTTCGGCGTACAACCCCAGAGCTGGGAgctcggcgcacgcgcgtggCTTCGGCGCAGCCGGCCCTAACGCTGCCATGGGctacaacaacaacaacaacttTGGTGGCGGGTGGCCAGGCATGAACGACGCGACGGCCCAGATGGGCATGCAGTTTGCCGGCAGCGCTGTGCAGGCTGGTCACGACTACGTCGAGAAGAAC CTTCACCGGTACATCCCCTTGCCGCTCGTCAAGACATGCTTCTCGGTCACCAACTCGTATGTGCTTCGCAAGCTCCGCCTGGTGCTTTTCCCCTGGAGGCATAGGCCGTGGGGCCGCCAGATCCGCCGGGCGGCGGAAGGTggcagcgtcgacgcgtGGGCTCCGCCAAGAGATGACATCAACGCGCCTGATCTCTACATCCCGACCATGGCGCTGGTGACCTACACGCTGCTTGCGACGCTTGCCTCGGGCCTGCAGTCGCGCTTCGACCCGGAAGTCCTTGGCCTGTCGCTCTCCAAGGCCATTGGTGTGGTAGTCACCGAGTTTGTCGTCATCAAGCTCGGCTGCTACCTGCTGGATGttcgcggtggcggcgccagcggcgtcgagctcctcggctACGGGGGATACAAGTTTGTTGG CATCATTGCTACCATCCTCGTGTCGTTCCTCAACGTCGGATGGGCCTTCACTGGGGCAACGTTCTTCTACACGTTCTGCGCCAACGCGTTCTTCCTG CTACGATCGCTCAAATACGTCCTTCTTCCCGACCCGAGCACGTCTGCTACAGCAGCGACGCTGTCTCCTGGGCAGCGCAGCCGCCGTATCCAGTTCCTGTTCGTCGTCGCGATGGCACAGGCGCTGTGGATGGGGCTCTTGAGCCTGGTGTAG
- the NOP13 gene encoding Nucleolar protein 13, with protein sequence MADESTKSRKSGRTAEQEAARAARKAAKKAAAAEAAAEPATEASPEASAEPAAEASSKKRRAEDEGDNPDLLEIDLAAEAPMSKAEIRAARKRAKRGDAPLERSSKPVGENDKDAGDETKRHTGEKAVKEKAPKATKGEWSVWVGNIAFRTTPDSLKEFIEKGIVELGGEADSVTRVNLPKKPGNGSFAANKGFAYVDLKTEALQSLAIGLSERPFDGRRLLIKAGNDHKANPEARTPKPSTSAPGNDRILAQATQKHPESATLFIGNLPFDVTEDELRDLVEGNAEVVEEDEEEEVKEEEKEEGGEGEQEEEGEDEDGEAKPKAPAAMSSRSGIKSGLIKTRLAQFEDTGRCKGFAFWDFKSALHAKRAVLNRKNHYLRGNRLNLQFASEEAQKRSGGRRGDGGGGRGRSGGRGGGRGGRPQREPRYFEQEGGDESHRASGNDFESERGAQSRIAASFAAGGDDAATSESRGGDKRGKKWESKGRQAPGAALAMAKREKVGIVASEGSKVTFD encoded by the exons ATGGCCGACGAGAGCACAAAGTCGCGCAAGTCGGGCAGGACAGCAGAGCAGGAGGCGGCCCGTGCAGCCCGCAAGgctgccaagaaggccgccgccgccgaggcagcAGCTGAACCAGCCACCGAGGCTTCCCCCGAGGCctccgccgagcccgccgccgaggccagctCGAAGAAGCGCCGCgctgaggacgagggcgacaaccccgacctgctcgagatTGATCTTGCTGCCGAGGCACCAAtgtccaaggccgagatcCGTGCCGCCCGCAAGCGTGCCAAGCGTGGCGACGCCCCTCTGGAGCGCTCGAGCAAGCCGGTCGGCGAGaacgacaaggacgccggcgacgagaccAAGCGACACACGGGCGAGAAGGCGGTCAAGGAGAAGGCTCCCAAGGCCACCAAGGGCGAGTGGTCGGTCTGGGTCGGCAACATTGCGTTCAGGACCACCCCGGACAGCCTCAAGGAGTTCATCGAGAAGGGTATcgttgagcttggcggcgaggcggacaGCGTTACACGCGTCAACCTGCCCAAGAAGCCTGGAAACGGCAGCTTTGCGGCCAACAAGGG CTTCGCCTACGTCGACCTCAAGACCGAGGCGCTGCAGTCGCTTGCCATCGGCCTGAGCGAACGGCCATTTGACGGACGTCGCCTGCTGATCAAGGCTGGAAACGACCACAAGGCCAACCCCGAGGCGCGTACACCCAAGCCGTCGACGTCCGCCCCTGGAAACGACCGCATCCTCGCCCAGGCAACCCAGAAGCACCCCGAGAGTGCCACTCTGTTCATTGGCAACCTGCCATTCGACGTGACGGAGGACGAGCTCCGTGACTTGGTGGAGGGAAAcgccgaggttgtcgaggaggacgaggaggaagaggtcaaggaggaggagaaggaggagggaggggagggggagcaggaggaggagggagaggacgaggatggcgaggccaagcccaaggccccTGCTGCCATGTCCAGCCGCTCGGGCATCAAGTCTGGTCTTATCAAGACGCGTCTCGCCCAGTTCGAGGATACTGGCCGCTGCAAGGG GTTCGCCTTCTGGGACTTCAAATCGGCACTGCACGCCAAGCGCGCTGTGCTCAACCGCAAGAACCACTATCTCCGTGGCAACCGGTTAAACCTGCAGTTTGCAAGTGAGGAGGCACAAAAGCGGTCCGGCGGACGCCGTGgagacggtggcggcggacgaggccgtagtggtggccgcggtggcggACGTGGCGGACGGCCACAGCGTGAGCCGCGATACTTTGAgcaggagggcggcgacgagagTCACCGTGCAAGCGGCAACGACTTTGAGTCGGAGCGTGGTGCTCAGTCGCGCATCGCCGCGTCGttcgctgctggtggtgacGATGCCGCGACATCGGAGTCTCGTGGCGGAGACAAGCGCGGCAAGAAGTGGGAGTCGAAGGGCCGCCAGGCTCCTGGTGCTGCGCTTGCCATGGCCAAGCGTGAAAAGGTTGGCATTGTAGCTTCTGAGGGATCCAAGGTTACGTTTGACTAG